The following coding sequences lie in one Phalacrocorax aristotelis chromosome 4, bGulAri2.1, whole genome shotgun sequence genomic window:
- the LOC142056282 gene encoding alcohol dehydrogenase class-3, with amino-acid sequence MAGGAIKCKAAVAWEAGKPLCLEEVEVAPPKAHEVRIKIVATAVCHTDAYTLSGADPEGCFPVILGHEGAGIVESIGEGVTKVKPGDTVIPLYIPQCGECKFCKNPKTNLCQKIRITQGKGLMPDGTSRFTCKGKQIYHFMGTSTFSEYTVVADISVAKIDAAAPLDKVCLLGCGISTGYGAAINTAKVEPGSTCAVFGLGGVGLAVIMGCKTAGASRIIGIDLNKDKYAKAKEFGATECISPQDFKKPIQEVLVEMTDGGVDYSFECTGNVGVMRSALEACHKGWGVSVIVGVAAAGQEISTRPFQLVTGRTWKGTAFGGWKSVDNVPKLVTDYMSKKIKIDEFVTHTLPFDKINEAFELMHTGKSIRTVLKF; translated from the exons ATGGCTGGCGGG GCTATTAAATGCAAGGCTGCTGTTGCCTGGGAGGCAGGTAAACCTCTCTGTCTTGAGGAGGTGGAGGTTGCTCCACCAAAAGCTCATGAAGTTCGTATCAAG ATAGTTGCCACTGCTGTCTGTCACACAGATGCCTATACTCTGAGTGGTGCTGATCCTGAAGGATGTTTCCCTGTGATCTTGGGTCATGAAGGAGCAGGGATCGTAGAGAGCATTGGGGAAGGAGTAACAAAAGTAAAGCCGG GGGACACTGTTATCCCTTTATATATCCCCCAGTGTGGAGAGTGCAAGTTCTGTAAGAATCCTAAAACAAATCTGTGCCAGAAGATAAG AATTACTCAAGGGAAAGGACTCATGCCTGATGGTACCAGCAGATTCACCTgcaaaggaaagcagatttACCACTTCATGGGGACTAGCACCTTCTCCGAGTATACTGTGGTGGCTGATATCTCAGTAGCCAAGATAGATGCTGCAGCACCTCTCGATAAAGTGTGCCTGCTGGGTTGTGGAATCTCTACTGGCTACGGGGCTGCTATTAACACTGCTAAG GTGGAACCTGGCTCTACGTGTGCTGTCTTTGGTTTAGGAGGAGTTGGGCTGGCAGTTATTATGGGCTGTAAAACAGCAGGAGCATCCCGGATCATTGGCATTGACCTTAACAAGGATAAGTATGCCAAAGCCAAAGAGTTTGGAGCTACTGAGTGCATTAGCCCTCAAGACTTCAAGAAGCCCATACAGGAGGTGCTGGTCGAGATGACAGATGGTGGCGTAGACTACTCATTTGAGTGCACTGGCAACGTTGGAGTCATG AGGTCTGCCTTGGAAGCCTGCCACAAAGGCTGGGGAGTCAGTGTGATAGTCGGAGTAGCTGCTGCTGGTCAGGAGATCTCCACACGGCCATTCCAGCTAGTAACTGGGCGGACATGGAAAGGGACCGCGTTTGGAG gCTGGAAGAGCGTAGACAATGTACCAAAACTGGTGACTGACTACATGTCCAAAAAGATCAAGATTGATGAATTTGTGACTCACACCCTGCCTTTTGACAAAATTAATGAGGCTTTTGAGCTTATGCATACAGGAAAGAG caTTCGAACAGTCCTAAAGTTTTAG